The Helicobacter cetorum MIT 00-7128 region TTTCTGTGATTGAATCAATATCTAAATGTCTTAAAATCTCGCCTGTTGTGTCTTCGCCCACTTGAATGAGTAAGATAGCGATTTTTTCACTCATAGAAAGTTCGTCTAATTGAGCCTTTTGTTTAGGTGTGAGTTTAACTGCCATTTTTTAGCCTTTTGCTCCCTCAGAGCCGATTTCGTCCTTGATGAGTAGCTTAAATAAGGTAGCGATTTCATCAGGGCGCTCTTTGAGTGTTCCTTTGATTTTTTCCAACATAATTTCGTATCTTACTTCATCTTCGCTAAAGCCTCCATTAAGCCCAAGCTGGTCTTCTACTTTTTTTCTCAAATCACCAAACTTATTCAGCTCATCTTCTTCTTCGTCAATATCTTCAAACATAGATTTGACTTCATTATCTTCATCAGGAATCACTTCCAGCATGCGTTCGCTGAAAGGCACAATAACTTTCTTATAGAATACAAAGAGCACGATAGCTACAAGAATGTATTTAATTAAAGGCGTGAAAGGCCCTAAGATTTTTTGGGCTTTATTAGCGATTTTTTCAGCTAAGGTGGCGTTATTGATTGTTGGCACATAAGGGTTAAATTCAAAATTACTCACCGTTACATCATCGCCTCTATTTTGGCTATAGCCAATAGCTTGTTTGACAAGGGCGTTGATTTTTTTTATAGCCTCATCGCTTAAAGGAACATATTCTAAAGAAGTAACATCATCTTTGGTAACACTTCTATATTTGCCATCAACAACTACTGCAGCATTCAAGCGCACTAAAGTGCCAAATTCACCCTTAATTTCACTGATAGTTTTACCCACTTCATAATTAGTGGTGTTTTGAGATTTTTCGTATTTTTCTTGCTCCTTATTGTCTTTGAGACCTTGCACAGGACCAATATTGCTCACAACGCCGGGAACTCCACCAACTTGTTTTTTAGGAGCGCCTTCTTTTTTCTCTTCTAAATTTTGCTCGCTTCTCACCACATTATTAGGGTCAAAAGTCTCTTTAGTGCTTTTCTTTTGGCTAAAATCAAATTCTGCATTCACTCTTGCTACGACTTTATCCTTGCCCCCTACAATAGGCGAAAGGATATTCATAATCTTACTTTCTAAAATGTTTTCAAAATTTTGTTTATAGTGGAGTTGTTCTAAGGCTAACTCTCTAGAATTATCTAAAGTATCACCCTCACCTAGTGGTTCGCCATTTTCATTCACAATTTTGACATTTTCTACAACAAGCTTTGGCACAGAGGCAGCAATCAAATTTTTAATCCCTAGAATTTGAGTAGGAAGAAGTCTCATGCTAGGTTTCATTTTTAGCATAACAGAGGCCGTTGGGGGCGTTTCTTTAGAGACAAATACGCTATCTTTAGGCACAGCAATATGCACATTAGCTTTAGAAATAGGATTTAAGCTTTCAATGGTGCGTGAGAGTTCGCCCTCAATCGCACGAATGAGTTTGATATTTTGGTCAAAATCAGTTGCCCCAAAGTCTTTAGTGTCAAAAATTTCAAAACCTACTTTACTTGTGCGGGGGATTCCTTGTGAGCTTAAAGCAATTCTTTCTTCATAAATCTTGTCCCTAGGAATAAGAATGGTATCGTCTTTAGGGATTTGATAGGGGATTTGATTTTGTTGGAGATGTTGTAAAATGAGGGCATTATCGCTTGCATCCATTCCCTCAAAAAGCACTCCATAATCACCAGAATACTTTTTTTCATGCACAGGATAGACCAACAAAAAAACAATTAATGCCATGCCCAAAACGCTTGTAGCAATAATGGCAATTTTTTGTTTTTTATTGAGCTTAGCAAATAAATCAATAAATTGCTGTAATAACGCCTTTAAGTCCAATGCCTAAAAATCCTCTCCTAAAATAATCAATCAATGTGTATAAAAATTTATACTCACAAACTCCAACTCTTACTTAAATATTAAAATTTCTTAAATACGCCCAAATAAGCTCCCACAGAAAAACTTGCACACAAAGCACCTAAACAAAAGCCCCCTAAAACATCGCTAGGATAATGCACTCCTAAATAAATGCGTGCTAATCCCATTAAGAGAACCAAACCAAGCAAGCTGTAAGTGAGAGCATTTCTAATCTTTTGATGAGAAATAAAATGGGGCAACAATAAAATAATTAGCCCATAAAAAATGGCTGAAGAAAGCGAATGCCCGCTAGGAAAGCTATAGCCATGCGGATTTGAAAGCCATTCACTAGGATTGGGTCTATCACGCATAATAAGGATTTTTAAATATTTTCCAATCGCAACAGCTAATATTACGCTTAGTAGAAACCATACGCCAAGCACTAAATTCTTGCGATAAAGAGCTAAGAATATTCCTACTAACAAACTTAAAGGCAAAATGAGCTTTGAAGAACCCAAAAAGGTAGCGTAATTGACGATTTGAGCTAAAGTAGGATTAGAATCAAAAGGGTGTGAGCGCACCACATTAAAAATCGCATTATCAAAAGGGCTTACATGATTAAAATGAACAAGACAAGTGATAATGCCAAAAAGTCCTAGAAAAATCGCACCCAAAATCAAGAGTAGCTTAACTTGAGTGTAAAATAGAGGCTTTTCTAACTCTTTAGAAAGATTGCTTGTTGGCGTGTTATTCGTTGGCATGGCTATTTGGTATTCCTCAATTTATCAAGTCAATTTTGCAATCTTGATTTTTTAAATCAAACTTTCTCAAAAATTTATAAAAAATAAGAGCTTTATATTTTAGTAAAAAAAAGCTGATAATAAACTAAAAAACAAAAAACCTTATCCTATAAAAGATTTTTGAAAGCATAATGAGATTTTATCGTTTTTCAAGGCTTTTTAACCCTTTTTAGACTACAATTTGAAATACAAAAACAAAAGGACTAATAATAACAATGGATAGAGCCAAATTTATATTCGTTACAGGGGGTGTGTTAAGCTCTCTAGGAAAGGGTATTTCTTCATCTTCAATTGCGACTTTGTTGCAACATTGCAACTATCAAGTTTCTATTTTAAAGATTGACCCTTACATCAATATTGACCCGGGCACTATGAGCCCTTTAGAGCATGGCGAAGTGTTTGTAACAAGCGATGGGGCAGAAACAGATTTGGATATTGGGCATTATGAGCGTTTTTTAAATAAAAATCTCACTCGTTTGAATAATTTTACTACCGGTCAGATTTTTTCAAGCGTGATAGACAATGAAAGAAAGGGCAAGTATTTAGGCAAAACGATTCAAATAGTGCCTCATGTTACTGATGAAATCAAACAACGCATTAAAAATGTCGCTAAGGGCTGTGATTTTTTAATCGTTGAAGTAGGCGGAACCGTGGGCGATATGGAGGGCATGTTTTATTTAGAAGCTATTAGACAGCTTAAATTGGAATTAGGAAGTGAAAGAGTGATTAATGTGCATGTAACCTTAATCCCTTATATCCAAACCACTAATGAATTAAAAACTAAGCCCACGCAACATTCCGTCCAAGAATTACGCCGACTTGGAGTTACACCTCAAATTATCTTAGCTCGCTCGCCTAAGCCATTAGATAAAGAGTTGAAAAAGAAAATCGCTTTAAGTTGTGATGTAGAACAAGACAGCGTGATTGTTGCCACTGATGCTAAAAGCATTTATGCATGCCCGATTCATTTTTTACAAGAAGGTATCCTTACCCCCATTGCTAGACGCTTTAATCTAAATAAACTGCACCCCAAAATGGCAGCATGGAATACTCTAGTAGAAAAGATTATCGCACCCAAACACAAAGTAAAAATCGGTTTTGTAGGCAAGTATCTAAGTTTAAAAGAATCTTATAAATCTTTAATTGAAGCCCTAACGCACGCAGGAGCGCATTTAGATACGCATGTAGAGATTAAATGGCTAGATAGTGAAGATTTTAATGATGAGACCCATTTAGATGAAATTGATGCGATTTTAGTTCCCGGAGGCTTTGGCGAGAGAGGTATTGAAGGCAAAATGTGCGCTATTAAAAGGGCTAGATTAGAGAAATTGCCTTTCTTAGGCATTTGTCTAGGCATGCAATTAGCTATTATTGAGTTTAGTCGCCATGTTTTAGGCCTAAAAGAGGCTAATTCTACCGAGTTTGACAAAAATTGTAAAACACCTATTGTGTATTTGATTGAGGATTTTATTGACCAAAATAACCACAAGCAAGTGCGCACTTACAATTCGCCCTTAGGTGGCACTATGCGACTAGGTGAATATGAATGCAAGATTGCGCCAAATAGTAAGCTAGAAAATGCGTATAAAAAATCTTGTGTTAAAGAGCGTCATCGCCACCGCTATGAAGTGAATCCTATTTATCGCAATGAGTGGGAATCTCAAGGCTTAAAGGTGGTAGGCATAGGGGCTAATAATTTAATAGAGGCGGTTGAATTAGAAGACCACCCTTTCTTTGTGGGCGTGCAGTTCCACCCAGAATTTACTTCTAGGTTGCAAAGCCCTAACCCTATTATTTTAGATTTCATTAAACATGCCCTCAATAAATCTTAATTAAATTAAGAAATGAAACAAAAGCTTAGGACTCAAATTAAAGAGCAAGTGGAGTCTATTGCCTATGATAAAGGCTTTCCCTCGCCCTTTTTATTCAAAGATTTAAAAAAGGGTGCCTCTAAAATTATAGAGGCTATGCAAACTAACACTGAAATTTTAGTCGTGGGGGATTATGATGTAGATGGTGTGGTTAGCACAGCGATTATGGCAAAATTTTTTGAGGCTTTAGGTTATAAGCATGCTCGTTTTATTATTCCTAATCGCTTTGTTGATGGCTATGGTATTTCTAAGGCTTTTTTGCAAAAGCATTCAGCACCTATAATCATCACCGTGGATAATGGTATTTCGGCATTTGAGGCGAGCGATTATTGCAATGAATTAGGTTATACGCTTATTATTACAGACCATCATTGTTTGCATGATAATGAAGTGCCTAACGCTTATGCAGTGATTAACCCTCAGCAAGAGACATGCAATTTTCCGCAAAAAGAAGTTTGTGGAGCGTTGGTGGCATTCTATTTGTGTTATGGGATTCACAAACTTTTAAACCAACAAAAGAATAAAACAAGCGAACTCTTATGTTTAGCCGGAGTGGCTACGATTGCTGATATGATGCCTTTGACCTTTTTTAATCGCTTTTTAGTCTCTAAGACATTATATTTTTTGCAACAACAACCAATAGGCTCTATGGGGTTTTTGCGAGAAAGAGAAGTTTTTAGAAAGCGCTCTTTAAAAGCGAGTGATATTTCTTTTAATATCGCTCCTTTACTCAATTCTGCAGGACGCATGCAAGACCCCAAGCTCGCCTTAGATTTTTTAAACGCTAAAGAAGAAGACCAACGACAAGCTTTTTATCAGCAACTAAAAGCATGCAATTTAGAGCGAAAGGCTATTCAGCAACAAGTTTTTGAAGAGGCTTTAGAATGTGCTTTAAGGGGAGAGAAGGTTACGATTGCTTTTAAAGAGAGTTGGCATGAGGGGGTTTTAGGGATTGTAGCCTCTCGTTTAGTGGAGGCCACTCAAAAGCCAAGCCTTGTATTAGGGCTTAAAAATGGGGTTTTTAAAGGTAGTGGGCGTAGTTTTCAAGGGCTTGATTTAATTCAAGCATTAAGCAGTGTGGCACATCTCTTGCTAGGTTATGGGGGGCATAGAAA contains the following coding sequences:
- the fliF gene encoding flagellar basal-body MS-ring/collar protein FliF, with amino-acid sequence MDLKALLQQFIDLFAKLNKKQKIAIIATSVLGMALIVFLLVYPVHEKKYSGDYGVLFEGMDASDNALILQHLQQNQIPYQIPKDDTILIPRDKIYEERIALSSQGIPRTSKVGFEIFDTKDFGATDFDQNIKLIRAIEGELSRTIESLNPISKANVHIAVPKDSVFVSKETPPTASVMLKMKPSMRLLPTQILGIKNLIAASVPKLVVENVKIVNENGEPLGEGDTLDNSRELALEQLHYKQNFENILESKIMNILSPIVGGKDKVVARVNAEFDFSQKKSTKETFDPNNVVRSEQNLEEKKEGAPKKQVGGVPGVVSNIGPVQGLKDNKEQEKYEKSQNTTNYEVGKTISEIKGEFGTLVRLNAAVVVDGKYRSVTKDDVTSLEYVPLSDEAIKKINALVKQAIGYSQNRGDDVTVSNFEFNPYVPTINNATLAEKIANKAQKILGPFTPLIKYILVAIVLFVFYKKVIVPFSERMLEVIPDEDNEVKSMFEDIDEEEDELNKFGDLRKKVEDQLGLNGGFSEDEVRYEIMLEKIKGTLKERPDEIATLFKLLIKDEIGSEGAKG
- a CDS encoding phosphatase PAP2 family protein, giving the protein MPTNNTPTSNLSKELEKPLFYTQVKLLLILGAIFLGLFGIITCLVHFNHVSPFDNAIFNVVRSHPFDSNPTLAQIVNYATFLGSSKLILPLSLLVGIFLALYRKNLVLGVWFLLSVILAVAIGKYLKILIMRDRPNPSEWLSNPHGYSFPSGHSLSSAIFYGLIILLLPHFISHQKIRNALTYSLLGLVLLMGLARIYLGVHYPSDVLGGFCLGALCASFSVGAYLGVFKKF
- the pyrG gene encoding glutamine hydrolyzing CTP synthase, producing MDRAKFIFVTGGVLSSLGKGISSSSIATLLQHCNYQVSILKIDPYINIDPGTMSPLEHGEVFVTSDGAETDLDIGHYERFLNKNLTRLNNFTTGQIFSSVIDNERKGKYLGKTIQIVPHVTDEIKQRIKNVAKGCDFLIVEVGGTVGDMEGMFYLEAIRQLKLELGSERVINVHVTLIPYIQTTNELKTKPTQHSVQELRRLGVTPQIILARSPKPLDKELKKKIALSCDVEQDSVIVATDAKSIYACPIHFLQEGILTPIARRFNLNKLHPKMAAWNTLVEKIIAPKHKVKIGFVGKYLSLKESYKSLIEALTHAGAHLDTHVEIKWLDSEDFNDETHLDEIDAILVPGGFGERGIEGKMCAIKRARLEKLPFLGICLGMQLAIIEFSRHVLGLKEANSTEFDKNCKTPIVYLIEDFIDQNNHKQVRTYNSPLGGTMRLGEYECKIAPNSKLENAYKKSCVKERHRHRYEVNPIYRNEWESQGLKVVGIGANNLIEAVELEDHPFFVGVQFHPEFTSRLQSPNPIILDFIKHALNKS
- the recJ gene encoding single-stranded-DNA-specific exonuclease RecJ, whose protein sequence is MKQKLRTQIKEQVESIAYDKGFPSPFLFKDLKKGASKIIEAMQTNTEILVVGDYDVDGVVSTAIMAKFFEALGYKHARFIIPNRFVDGYGISKAFLQKHSAPIIITVDNGISAFEASDYCNELGYTLIITDHHCLHDNEVPNAYAVINPQQETCNFPQKEVCGALVAFYLCYGIHKLLNQQKNKTSELLCLAGVATIADMMPLTFFNRFLVSKTLYFLQQQPIGSMGFLREREVFRKRSLKASDISFNIAPLLNSAGRMQDPKLALDFLNAKEEDQRQAFYQQLKACNLERKAIQQQVFEEALECALRGEKVTIAFKESWHEGVLGIVASRLVEATQKPSLVLGLKNGVFKGSGRSFQGLDLIQALSSVAHLLLGYGGHRKACGLSLEQEKITQVFEALEKHAWQTESVCAITIEPLRLQLKDIDEELLEILEYGEPYGQENPEPLFIIRDVEVIEERIIKETHQTMRLRDNENIRGAIYFCAERFVKVGERISALFSVELDEYTNEPKIFIKSLL